Within Trichoderma atroviride chromosome 2, complete sequence, the genomic segment GGCGACGTGAAGACGAAGCGAACGCCATTGTTGGAGATGACATATGAGGCAAAGTATCGGCTGCCAGTCTCGAGGCCGCGGTAGGCGGTGGTCTCGAAGCCGAAGAGAGTGGTGTAATAGGCGGCCGCCTGCTTGGCGTTGCCAACCCACCAGGTTATGTGATCATAGCCGGTGAAGTCGGCGGGCGGCTGGATGGCAAAGTTGTCGGGATTGGCACCGTTGGTAGCAGGTTGCTGCACTGGGGAGTTGCTGATAGCAGACGGGGACATTGCCACTCAGAAGGTATATGGGGGTGGATCTCTGGGGAAAACCGATTTGTTATATGTGCCTGTTAAAGCAAGATGAAGTGCCCAAGTTTGAGGGTTTGAAAAGGTGCAACAAGGTGTATTGGATAGTATCTCGGTTCAGATTTGCTCAGTGGTTTGAAGACCCGAAcggcatatatatatatggccCATGGCGGGCAGCAGGGGCTTATGAATCTTGTAAACCGTCTCCCAGAGCATCTCCACTGGCCATCACCTCTGCCATCGGATTCTAACGGCCCAAGTTGATTCAGAGTTTCGAGGCGGCTTATGCTTGGTTCCGAAACACCTGCTGCGTAATAGGGCAATGTGTTTATCCCCCGGCCAGCTCGGAGCACAGCTGCACGAGGCCTGTTAGACAGCCAGCTATGATAAACCCCAGCCCTCTCACTGGTCGCTGCCGTCGACGCCTCGTTTCTGCTGCGGGGCCCTGGCACGATCGTCAATGCGACTTTGAATCTCCTTGCTGCGAACGGTCCCAAACACCGTAGCGCCGGGAGTCAGAAGCCGTGCGGAATGGCACCGCGCCGGCTGTGGAAACCGAGGAGAGCCGACAATGGCCGCCCCGCCTTGAGCCCGGCTTTGCTTCCGCGCCACCGACTTCATTCGGATGACAGCATGCGGGCGCTCACAGGCGCGAGTTCAAGTAGAGTCGCAAGCCGATCGATCTTGTCTGAGATAAGGATCCAAATATTCCGCTTACTAGCAAGGCTCCGCTAGCTGCCGAAGTGCTGGTCGCGGTAAACGTTCTGACGAGCGGCGAGTCACTTGACACGGCTACTGTAGGTAGTTGTAGACCTCCGGGGCTTTCATATGAATTAGGACCGCCACTTGCTTGTtggttgcttttttttttttccatctgTAAAACAACTCTTTTCCAAATCATCTCAATTATTCAGCTGGGTAATCCCACAAAATACCCTCCTGATATCCGTTGCTTCGAATCCCCAAGCGTCGACGTGAATACCGCTGCCAAAATGACGACAGTATCATTAAGCCGCCACGACATCAACGTGCTCGAGAAGATCAAAGACCCCGAGTCCAATCCGGCTGCGGGCGTCGTCATCGACTCTGCGCTGCCTCGCGACCCCCATATCGTCGACCACAGCGTCTATGAGAGAGTGATGGAGAGGGAACGCACCATCATCCGCACTCTTCAAGCTATCGAGACGCAGCTCATTAGCTTCCAGAGCGAAGAGGACACAGACAAGACCATCGAGAGCTACAAGACCTGCGTGTCAGATTTTggcaatctcatctcagATTATCCTCTATACGCTAGCGCAAGAAACAACCGCGCGCAAATCATGCGTAGGCTGTATGGAGACGCCATGCTGCTGAACTATACATCGACCATGCCAATGCCGTTGATTCCTCAGCCAGAACaagctgagaagaaaaaggcagccATGGAAACATTGGAGGATATGGATACTGCAGTCCGGCTGCTCACGCCACCATTGCCATCAACCCCCATGTCTGCGCAGGCAGCCCGGACGTTGTCCATGGCACACACGCAACGAGCAGCCATCTACCTGAGAACGGCCAAGCTCTTTTCAGACCGCCAACTGGATATCGACGACAGCCGCCCAGAAGCCTCCTGGTCCCGCGTGGACTTTGAGGAAGCTGCCTCAAGAGATTTAGCACTCGGTGGCAGATATGGAAACCAGATTGCAAAAGCTCTGGCCGTCAGTGTCAACCCAACCGCCAAGCTCTGCGGGCAAATAGTTCGAGAAGCGATGCAGAAGGAGTATGGTTCTGCATTTGAGATGtaaatttgttttctttttttttataacccCTAACGAGCCTGGTACATGcgattttcctttttttttttttttttttttttttttttgtatattCCAGAAGAAGGCGAGTAGTTATGAGTTGAGAGTCATTGCATGACAGTGGTGACCCATATTTTGGCGTTGGTGTATTTAAAGAGCATAGGATAGTGGCGTTCCCAGATCAAGGCTTTGAGACTCAAGAAATCAAAAGTTATTTCTTAGAAAGCCCGACGCGTCTAAGGAAATATGATTTAGCAAGACATACAGTGTTTCGATTTGCGATTTCAATTCTCATACCGTAGTCCAGCTTCTATTGTCTCATTCGTCGTCTTtcccttggccttttcctcaCGGTTTATCCTCGTCGCAGCTGCCGACAATCCAATAAAGACCGCAAAGATAGGGTCAGCGACCCGAGAAATAATGTATGTCGGCGCAGGCATTATCGCAATGTCGACTTGAATCTCTACCTTTGCTTTATTTAAGCTGCTGGTGAGAACTACTCATTATATCGCTCTCACCACTAAGAACGGGTTGATtcagcaaaaagagaggcgCGCACGTGCCCCACTCTCGATAAGCAAGCGCAATCTCCACGTGACATGGCACCTGCGAGTCGCTTGCCCCAAATCGACAGCCCACAAACCCCAAATTTTGCACCAAATTCCCGATCACGGTTATTGACGACGAAATCCCTTACCCTTCCCAGCACATATCCGACCACCCACAGGCAGG encodes:
- a CDS encoding uncharacterized protein (EggNog:ENOG41), yielding MTTVSLSRHDINVLEKIKDPESNPAAGVVIDSALPRDPHIVDHSVYERVMERERTIIRTLQAIETQLISFQSEEDTDKTIESYKTCVSDFGNLISDYPLYASARNNRAQIMRRLYGDAMLLNYTSTMPMPLIPQPEQAEKKKAAMETLEDMDTAVRLLTPPLPSTPMSAQAARTLSMAHTQRAAIYLRTAKLFSDRQLDIDDSRPEASWSRVDFEEAASRDLALGGRYGNQIAKALAVSVNPTAKLCGQIVREAMQKEYGSAFEM